Proteins encoded together in one Apteryx mantelli isolate bAptMan1 unplaced genomic scaffold, bAptMan1.hap1 HAP1_SCAFFOLD_20, whole genome shotgun sequence window:
- the LOC136996008 gene encoding olfactory receptor 14C36-like, translating into MSNSSSFNEFLLLAFADMWELQLLHFSLFLGIYLAALMGNGLIITAVTCDHRLHTPMYFFLLNLSILDLSLISTTVPKSMANSLWDTRAISYLGCAAQIFFFFFFISAEYYLLTIMAYDRYIAICKPLHYETLMGNRACVKMAVAAWASGFLYSVLHTANTFSIPLCQGNVVDQFFCEIPQILKLSCSDSYLREVGLLVVSVCLSLGCFIFIVLSYVQIFTAVLRIPSEQGRHKAFSTCLPHLAVFSLFLSTVIFAYLKPPSLSSPALDMVLTVLYSVVPPTVNPLIYSMRNKELQDAVRKLIQLLLFQHQ; encoded by the coding sequence atgtccaacagcagctccttcaatgagttcctcctcctggcatttgcggacatgtgggagctgcagctcttgcacttctcgctcttcctgggcatctacctggctgccctcatgggcaacggcctcatcatcacagctgtaacctgcgaccaccgcctccacacccccatgtacttcttcctcctcaacctctccatcctcgacctcagcttaatctccaccactgtccccaaatccatggccaattccctgtgggacaccagagccatatcctacttgggatgtgctgcccagatatttttcttctttttcttcatttcagcagagtattatctcctcactatcatggcctatgaccgctacattgccatttgcaaacccctgcactacgaaaccctcatgggcaacagagcttgtgtcaaaatggcagtagctgcctgggccagtggttttctctattctgtgctgcacactgcaaacacattttcaataccgctctgccaaggcaatgttgtggaccagttcttctgtgaaatcccacagatcctcaagctctcctgctcagactcctacctcagggaagttgggcttcttgtggttagtgtctgtttatctttggggtgtttcattttcattgtgctgtcctacgtgcagatcttcactgctgtgctgaggatcccctctgaacagggccggcacaaagccttttccacgtgtctcccgcacctggctgtgttctccctctttctgagcactgtcatctttgcctacctaaagcccccctccctttcctccccagctttggatatggtgttgactgttctgtactcagtggtacctccaacagtgaaccctctcatctacagtatgaggaacaaggagctgcaAGACGcagtgaggaaactcattcagctcttactatttcagcatcaataa